Proteins from one Chryseobacterium arthrosphaerae genomic window:
- a CDS encoding carboxymuconolactone decarboxylase family protein: protein MSARLNIATVDSAAYKAMMGLEGYLQTTSLTPIQKELIKIKASQINKCAFCLDMHTKDAIKYGETPQRIFILDGWTEAREFFTEEEQVLLAMTEEITLISHKGLSDETFQKAKAFFDDNQIAQIIMAIVTINAWNRIAISTHMPIAK, encoded by the coding sequence ATGAGCGCAAGATTAAACATTGCAACAGTAGATTCAGCAGCTTACAAAGCGATGATGGGATTAGAAGGATATTTACAGACAACTTCTTTAACCCCTATTCAAAAGGAATTAATTAAAATCAAGGCTTCCCAGATTAATAAGTGTGCCTTCTGTCTTGATATGCATACGAAAGATGCCATTAAATATGGAGAAACGCCTCAAAGGATCTTCATTCTGGATGGCTGGACAGAAGCCAGGGAGTTTTTTACGGAAGAAGAACAGGTACTTCTGGCAATGACTGAGGAAATTACTTTAATCAGCCACAAAGGATTAAGTGATGAAACATTCCAAAAAGCAAAAGCATTCTTTGATGACAATCAGATTGCCCAGATCATTATGGCCATTGTAACTATCAATGCATGGAACAGAATTGCAATCAGTACCCACATGCCCATCGCTAAATAG
- a CDS encoding cyclase family protein, translating to MKKNLIKIFGLVTLLTINSIALNAQTLVNPADQSWYPSAYGAQDEIGAANLLTPEVVKQALGLVKQGKTLALAVPIDKNLPAFRHRSFNLYNIQPGEQGGKSIGPNRFTFNDELVNGWTGVGTQLNGIGHIGIDNVYYNGNKATDFVTVEGVKKLGVEKVPPFVTRGVVLDMVSHYGKAIVPGGTEFTVEDIKSVLKKQGLTLRKGDVILFNTGWLELIGKDNKQFLETEPGIGMDAAKWLADQGIVAFGGDTWASEVYPNPKSKEEFPINQYMLAKKGIYNLELIDSRPLVKQKVWEFLFVLGQPLYVGSTQVNVNPVAVY from the coding sequence ATGAAAAAGAATCTGATTAAAATATTCGGGTTAGTAACCCTATTGACTATAAACAGCATTGCATTAAACGCACAAACCCTTGTTAATCCTGCAGACCAGTCATGGTATCCGTCTGCTTACGGAGCGCAGGATGAAATCGGAGCTGCGAATTTATTAACACCTGAAGTGGTAAAACAGGCGCTTGGACTGGTAAAACAAGGCAAAACATTGGCATTGGCTGTTCCTATTGATAAAAACTTACCGGCTTTCAGACACAGAAGCTTCAATCTATACAACATCCAGCCCGGAGAACAGGGTGGAAAAAGTATTGGTCCCAACAGGTTTACATTCAACGATGAACTGGTGAACGGATGGACCGGCGTAGGCACTCAGCTTAACGGCATAGGACACATCGGTATTGATAATGTTTACTATAACGGGAATAAAGCTACAGATTTTGTAACCGTAGAAGGCGTAAAAAAACTGGGTGTTGAGAAAGTACCTCCTTTTGTAACCAGAGGTGTAGTTCTTGATATGGTGTCTCATTATGGAAAAGCCATTGTACCCGGCGGGACAGAATTTACCGTTGAGGATATCAAATCTGTCTTAAAGAAACAGGGGCTTACTTTGAGAAAAGGTGATGTTATTCTTTTCAATACAGGATGGCTTGAACTGATAGGTAAAGACAATAAACAGTTCTTAGAAACTGAGCCGGGAATCGGAATGGATGCCGCAAAATGGTTAGCTGACCAGGGAATTGTTGCTTTCGGTGGTGACACCTGGGCTTCTGAGGTCTATCCAAATCCAAAAAGTAAAGAAGAATTTCCCATCAACCAATATATGCTGGCCAAAAAAGGAATCTATAATTTAGAATTAATTGACAGCCGCCCGCTGGTAAAACAGAAAGTATGGGAATTCCTGTTTGTACTGGGACAGCCTCTCTATGTAGGGTCTACCCAGGTGAATGTGAATCCGGTAGCTGTATATTGA
- a CDS encoding aldo/keto reductase has translation MEYRTLGNTDLELSTITHGAFAIGGNMWGGNEKQDSINSIHASLDHGVTSIDTAPFYGFGLSEEMIGEAIKGKDRSKIQLLTKFGLVWDGSNNGKGEFFFDAEDEGKVIPVYKLASKENIIKEVEESLKRLGTDYIDLLQLHWPDSTTAISETMEAMELLIQQGKVRAAGVSNYSVAQMEEANRTLKLASNQVSYSMLNRSIENDLVPYSLENNSGIIVYSPMERGLLTGKYFKDNKLKDNDHRNGYFSQFDLNKVKTFLEKIEPIAQEKGASLSQLVLRWTTLQPAITVVLAGARNAEQAIDNAKAMDISLSQEELNFINAALSEI, from the coding sequence ATGGAATATAGAACATTAGGAAATACAGATTTAGAATTATCAACCATCACACACGGAGCTTTTGCCATTGGCGGTAACATGTGGGGTGGTAATGAAAAACAAGACTCTATTAACTCAATTCACGCATCATTGGATCATGGAGTGACTTCTATTGATACAGCACCTTTCTACGGTTTCGGATTAAGCGAAGAAATGATTGGTGAAGCCATCAAAGGAAAAGACCGTTCAAAAATCCAGTTGCTAACCAAGTTCGGGCTGGTATGGGACGGAAGCAACAACGGAAAAGGAGAGTTTTTCTTTGACGCTGAAGATGAAGGAAAAGTAATTCCGGTATATAAATTAGCTTCAAAAGAAAACATCATCAAAGAAGTTGAAGAAAGCTTAAAAAGACTCGGGACTGATTATATCGACCTTTTACAGCTTCACTGGCCGGACAGTACCACAGCGATCAGCGAAACGATGGAAGCTATGGAACTGTTGATCCAACAAGGAAAAGTTCGTGCTGCAGGGGTAAGCAATTACAGTGTTGCCCAGATGGAAGAGGCTAACAGAACTTTGAAATTAGCCAGCAACCAGGTTTCTTACAGTATGCTGAACCGTTCTATTGAGAATGATCTTGTTCCTTATTCATTAGAGAACAATTCAGGAATTATCGTATACAGCCCAATGGAAAGAGGTCTTTTAACAGGTAAATATTTTAAGGATAACAAATTAAAAGACAATGACCACAGAAACGGGTATTTCTCACAGTTTGATCTGAATAAAGTAAAAACATTCCTGGAAAAAATTGAACCTATTGCTCAGGAAAAAGGGGCCAGTCTTTCTCAACTGGTATTAAGATGGACTACTTTACAGCCAGCCATTACAGTAGTTTTGGCAGGTGCCAGAAATGCAGAGCAGGCTATTGACAATGCAAAAGCAATGGATATCAGCCTTTCTCAGGAAGAATTGAATTTCATCAACGCTGCTTTAAGCGAAATTTAA
- a CDS encoding type 1 glutamine amidotransferase domain-containing protein yields the protein MKKKILFVVTSHDKKGSTGEDTGYYLGEVSHPWEVLYKAGYEIDFVSPKGGTPPVDGFDLKDPVNKEFWENKEYKNKIDHSMTPSQVDPKEYSTIFYAGGHGAMWDFADNKELAAIASEIYENGGIVAGVCHGPAGLVNIRLNNGKYLVDGKKINAFTNEEESEVKLTNVVPFLLENRLKERGAQFEKSGLWQNHVVADQRVITGQNPQSAKSVGEAILKELHNKSF from the coding sequence ATGAAAAAGAAAATTTTATTCGTCGTTACAAGCCATGATAAAAAAGGAAGTACAGGTGAAGATACAGGATACTACCTGGGTGAAGTTTCCCATCCATGGGAAGTTCTTTACAAAGCCGGGTATGAGATAGATTTTGTAAGCCCCAAAGGAGGAACGCCACCGGTAGATGGATTTGATTTAAAAGATCCTGTCAATAAAGAATTCTGGGAAAACAAGGAATACAAAAACAAGATTGATCATTCTATGACACCGTCACAGGTGGATCCTAAAGAATATTCAACCATCTTTTATGCAGGAGGACACGGGGCCATGTGGGATTTTGCAGATAATAAAGAACTGGCAGCTATTGCTTCAGAAATTTACGAAAACGGTGGTATTGTTGCAGGGGTATGCCATGGGCCGGCAGGATTGGTAAATATCAGACTTAATAATGGAAAATACCTGGTAGATGGAAAGAAAATCAATGCGTTTACCAATGAAGAAGAATCTGAAGTAAAATTAACAAACGTTGTTCCTTTCTTATTAGAAAACAGACTGAAAGAAAGAGGGGCACAATTTGAAAAATCAGGGCTTTGGCAGAACCATGTAGTTGCTGATCAGAGAGTGATCACCGGGCAAAATCCGCAATCTGCCAAGAGTGTTGGGGAAGCAATTTTAAAAGAATTACATAATAAATCATTTTAA
- a CDS encoding putative quinol monooxygenase: MKIHLTAVIKAKEEHQEEVLKVLQNMVKETRKEEACELYNLHQGIENKNHFIFYEIWKSEEGLALHNQQPYIKAFGALADEKLQEKPQIYLTHII, from the coding sequence ATGAAAATTCACCTTACAGCAGTCATAAAAGCAAAAGAAGAACACCAGGAAGAGGTACTGAAAGTTCTTCAGAACATGGTAAAAGAAACCAGAAAAGAAGAGGCTTGCGAACTTTACAACCTTCACCAGGGAATTGAAAATAAGAACCATTTTATTTTCTATGAGATCTGGAAAAGTGAAGAAGGATTGGCATTACATAATCAACAGCCTTACATCAAAGCATTTGGAGCTCTGGCAGATGAAAAACTCCAGGAAAAGCCTCAGATATACCTAACCCATATCATTTAA
- a CDS encoding NAD(P)H-dependent oxidoreductase, which yields MKKVLIINGGQNFGHSGGKYNQTIAENTLAVLQEFENVEVKITNVSEDYDKHEEVKKFVWADYIIYHTPIWWFQLPNGLKKYIDEVFTAGHAKGIYMSDGRNAANPEINYGTGGMLGGRKYMLTTSWNAPATAFTLPGEFFNETSVDDGPLFGFHRMNAFVSLEKMESFHFHDVEKNANIERDMKLYREHVRNVFEQELKPEFVS from the coding sequence ATGAAAAAAGTACTCATCATCAACGGAGGGCAGAACTTCGGACATTCCGGAGGAAAATATAATCAGACTATCGCAGAAAATACATTAGCCGTTCTTCAGGAGTTTGAAAATGTAGAAGTAAAAATCACTAATGTAAGCGAGGATTATGACAAGCATGAAGAAGTAAAAAAATTCGTTTGGGCAGATTATATTATTTACCATACCCCAATCTGGTGGTTTCAGCTTCCTAACGGGTTGAAAAAATATATCGATGAAGTTTTCACTGCAGGCCACGCCAAAGGAATTTATATGAGTGACGGAAGAAATGCAGCGAATCCTGAGATCAATTACGGAACAGGAGGAATGCTTGGTGGCAGAAAATATATGCTGACCACAAGCTGGAATGCACCGGCAACGGCCTTTACGCTTCCCGGAGAATTTTTCAATGAAACAAGTGTAGATGACGGGCCATTATTTGGGTTCCACAGAATGAATGCCTTTGTGTCTTTAGAAAAAATGGAGAGCTTCCACTTCCATGATGTGGAAAAAAATGCCAATATAGAGCGCGATATGAAGCTTTACAGAGAGCATGTGAGAAATGTTTTTGAACAGGAATTAAAACCGGAATTTGTATCATGA
- a CDS encoding metallophosphoesterase family protein, protein MIQIAIFSDVHGNLPALEVVLKDMDRRGIHQKFCLGDLVDFAPWGNEVIQKIRDQNIPCLMGNHDERIAFDMPVFPLDKHSEEETEARFIAIDHSKKHIIEENKKFLSVLPFHLKLNYKIGNKHWDIQLVHSSLESNDTYLYDSEKDEVFISMLDDSGADLIAMGHTHISFTKQFENSRWAVNCGSVGRSKEENRLASYLLLTMDEEKITPEIIQLAYPVEKTVRQIRESGIPDYYASFLKNENVLIL, encoded by the coding sequence ATGATACAGATAGCGATTTTCAGTGATGTGCATGGGAACCTTCCGGCGTTGGAAGTGGTCTTGAAAGATATGGACCGAAGAGGAATTCATCAGAAATTCTGTTTGGGAGACCTGGTAGATTTTGCTCCCTGGGGAAATGAAGTGATCCAGAAAATAAGGGATCAGAACATTCCCTGTCTGATGGGAAATCATGATGAAAGAATTGCTTTCGATATGCCTGTTTTTCCTTTGGATAAGCATTCTGAAGAAGAAACAGAGGCGAGGTTTATCGCTATAGACCATTCAAAAAAGCATATTATAGAAGAAAACAAAAAATTTCTTTCTGTACTTCCTTTCCATTTGAAATTAAACTACAAAATAGGGAATAAACATTGGGATATTCAATTGGTTCATTCCAGTCTGGAAAGCAATGATACTTACTTATATGACTCCGAAAAAGATGAGGTTTTTATCAGTATGCTGGATGACTCCGGGGCAGATCTGATCGCTATGGGGCATACTCATATATCCTTTACAAAACAGTTTGAAAATAGCAGATGGGCTGTCAATTGTGGCTCTGTGGGCCGCTCTAAAGAAGAAAACAGGCTGGCTTCCTATCTGCTTCTTACGATGGATGAAGAGAAAATAACCCCTGAAATTATACAGCTGGCCTATCCGGTGGAGAAAACAGTGCGTCAGATACGGGAAAGCGGGATTCCTGATTATTATGCTTCGTTTTTAAAGAATGAAAATGTATTAATATTATAA
- a CDS encoding LysR family transcriptional regulator, whose product MVNLEWYRTFKAIYKTGTLTGAADALFISQPGVSLHLSSLEAYVGYKLFDRTGRKMIPTERGKVLFNAVAEPLTRLEDVEKNFQKSTEKHTPTISVGMCFETFQTTLEQYVSTLPFNLIISFGEYPEMLDQLDKGILDLIITPKKGSSPNIEHEAFSSEQIVLVGGRDVDKTAFNKVLKTKDAEQIEAWLKNEKWYGTTGDMEHLFQYWTLNFGHKPNFRPNYIVPNLNSIVRCLKGGTGLAVVPDFLCKNAIESGEIQLIWEGKKKLENTLYFGCRKKTNYQTEIEHIKGLFRKVMGK is encoded by the coding sequence ATGGTCAATTTAGAATGGTACCGTACTTTTAAGGCGATCTATAAAACCGGGACGCTTACCGGAGCTGCTGATGCTTTATTCATTTCACAGCCGGGAGTAAGTTTACATTTAAGTTCGCTGGAAGCGTATGTAGGGTATAAATTATTCGACAGGACCGGCAGAAAAATGATTCCTACAGAAAGAGGAAAAGTATTGTTTAATGCCGTCGCAGAGCCTCTTACCAGATTGGAGGATGTGGAGAAAAACTTTCAGAAATCTACAGAGAAACATACCCCAACCATTAGTGTCGGAATGTGTTTTGAAACGTTTCAGACTACGCTGGAGCAATATGTTTCTACATTACCTTTTAATCTGATCATCAGCTTTGGAGAATATCCGGAAATGCTGGATCAGCTGGATAAAGGAATTCTTGATCTTATTATCACCCCGAAAAAAGGATCTTCTCCCAACATAGAACATGAAGCATTCTCGTCTGAGCAGATCGTTTTGGTCGGAGGAAGAGATGTTGATAAAACTGCTTTCAATAAAGTGCTGAAAACAAAAGATGCAGAACAGATCGAAGCGTGGCTGAAGAATGAGAAATGGTACGGAACCACCGGAGATATGGAACACCTTTTCCAATACTGGACTCTGAATTTCGGGCACAAACCGAATTTCCGTCCCAATTATATCGTTCCCAACCTGAATTCCATCGTCCGTTGTCTGAAGGGAGGAACCGGACTTGCTGTTGTTCCCGATTTCCTATGCAAAAATGCCATTGAGAGCGGTGAGATACAGCTGATCTGGGAAGGAAAGAAAAAACTTGAAAATACCCTTTATTTCGGATGTAGAAAAAAAACGAACTATCAAACGGAAATAGAACATATTAAAGGTCTATTCCGTAAGGTGATGGGTAAGTAA
- a CDS encoding GNAT family N-acetyltransferase codes for MEEFTFYKISPDSEIPYSLLLLADETVEAINQYIFSSDIYLLSSGDEDIAVMALYKNSATELEIKNMAVIENYRSKGIGSLLISKAKEIARENGYKTLAVGTSDTGFQQIRFYERNNFIKTGMRKDFFIENYPSPIYENGLQMRDMVLLTHHLTE; via the coding sequence ATGGAAGAATTCACGTTTTATAAGATCAGTCCGGATTCGGAAATCCCGTATAGCTTATTATTACTGGCGGATGAAACTGTCGAAGCGATTAATCAGTATATTTTCAGTTCCGATATTTATCTTTTGTCCTCAGGAGATGAAGATATCGCTGTGATGGCATTGTACAAAAACAGCGCTACTGAACTGGAAATAAAAAATATGGCTGTTATTGAAAACTACAGAAGCAAAGGAATCGGCAGTCTTCTCATCAGCAAGGCAAAGGAAATTGCCAGAGAAAATGGTTATAAAACCTTAGCGGTAGGAACTTCAGATACAGGTTTCCAGCAGATCAGGTTTTATGAGAGAAATAATTTTATTAAAACAGGGATGCGTAAAGATTTCTTTATTGAAAATTACCCATCCCCGATTTATGAAAACGGTTTACAGATGCGGGATATGGTTTTACTTACCCATCACCTTACGGAATAG
- a CDS encoding GNAT family N-acetyltransferase: protein MTHHIRPANTGDYPAIMEIWESAVKATHDFLSEEDFNYFKEAIPRDYLPNLEVYLITENEEAKGFASVVEGNLEMLFIHNDMRGKGYGKELYQFMKEKTGLTKVDVNEQNPQAIGFYEKMGFKKVGRSEKDGSGKDYPLIHMSL from the coding sequence ATGACACATCATATCAGACCAGCCAACACCGGAGATTATCCTGCTATTATGGAAATCTGGGAATCTGCTGTAAAGGCTACCCATGATTTTCTGTCAGAAGAAGATTTCAACTATTTCAAAGAAGCTATTCCAAGAGATTATCTTCCCAACCTGGAAGTGTATTTAATTACAGAAAATGAGGAAGCCAAAGGTTTCGCTTCAGTAGTGGAAGGCAACCTGGAAATGCTGTTCATTCATAACGACATGCGTGGGAAAGGCTATGGAAAGGAACTTTATCAATTTATGAAAGAAAAAACAGGACTTACCAAAGTAGATGTCAATGAACAGAATCCGCAGGCAATCGGCTTTTATGAAAAAATGGGATTCAAAAAAGTGGGAAGGTCAGAAAAAGATGGCTCAGGAAAAGATTATCCGCTTATTCATATGAGTCTGTAA
- a CDS encoding aldo/keto reductase: MQKKTYAGQPVVTLNNGVDIPALGFGVWQMDDLKECENAVIKAIQTGYRMIDTAAIYQNETAVGAAVKNSGVNRDELFITSKVWVQDHGYEKAKSAFQRTLDRLQTDYLDMYLIHWPYGDFLGTWKALEELYQQGKIKAIGVCNFTVEKLEELKAHSTVLPVINQIELHPVFQQKELQVYDRENNIVTQPWSPLGNGNADLLNNADLKAVAEKYGKTVAQVILRWHLQEGFVVIPKSVTPSRIEENFNVFDFELTEDEMNVVRSLDTGKRLFFDPKDPEWEQKMLKSVADI; this comes from the coding sequence ATGCAAAAGAAAACCTATGCAGGGCAACCTGTGGTCACTTTAAATAACGGGGTAGATATTCCGGCTTTAGGATTTGGAGTATGGCAGATGGATGATCTGAAAGAATGTGAAAATGCTGTCATCAAAGCTATTCAGACAGGATACAGAATGATTGATACGGCGGCTATCTATCAGAATGAAACTGCTGTAGGCGCTGCTGTGAAAAACAGTGGAGTAAACAGGGATGAACTGTTCATTACTTCAAAAGTATGGGTTCAGGATCATGGGTATGAAAAAGCTAAAAGTGCTTTTCAGAGAACATTAGACAGGTTGCAGACGGATTATCTGGATATGTACCTGATCCACTGGCCGTATGGAGATTTCCTGGGCACCTGGAAAGCATTGGAAGAACTTTATCAGCAAGGGAAAATAAAAGCCATAGGTGTTTGTAATTTTACTGTTGAGAAACTGGAAGAGCTGAAGGCCCACTCAACGGTTTTACCGGTTATCAATCAGATTGAGCTGCATCCTGTATTCCAGCAGAAAGAATTACAGGTTTATGACAGGGAAAATAATATTGTAACACAGCCATGGAGCCCGCTTGGAAACGGTAATGCAGATCTTTTGAACAATGCAGATCTGAAAGCGGTTGCAGAGAAATATGGTAAAACTGTTGCTCAGGTCATTTTAAGATGGCATTTGCAGGAAGGGTTTGTTGTGATCCCGAAATCTGTAACACCGTCAAGAATTGAAGAAAATTTTAATGTATTTGATTTTGAACTGACAGAAGATGAAATGAACGTTGTTCGTTCTTTAGATACAGGAAAAAGATTATTCTTTGATCCGAAAGATCCGGAATGGGAGCAGAAAATGCTGAAATCTGTAGCAGATATTTAA
- a CDS encoding NAD(P)H-dependent flavin oxidoreductase, with protein sequence MFWPDTISKKLGVKYPVVQAPMFGMSTPQMVAAAGKADCLGSLALADLSADQSVELIRETRKLTDRPFAVNIFAHRIPEVTDALRDKYHKTKKFIEDLARENNIHVTLPELGAIQVKSYHDLIDPIIQENCKILSFIFGSLDDESIQKLKANGTVLIGTCTSVEEALILERSGTDIICVQGIEAGGHRGAFDADHIPQIGGLSLLSQVYDHVKVPLIYAGGLYNAGTVHAAKDLGAKGFQVGSLLLASEESALRPFEKERLKKVKEEDIMLTRSFSGRFARGIRNKYIETVENSGYILPYPYQNKLTNELRKAAKLQQNADFVGIWTGQSIHDYSERSATDILRNLIEQVEAV encoded by the coding sequence ATGTTCTGGCCGGATACAATCAGTAAAAAATTAGGTGTTAAATACCCTGTCGTTCAGGCTCCCATGTTTGGAATGAGCACGCCACAAATGGTTGCAGCAGCCGGGAAAGCCGACTGTCTGGGATCGCTGGCGCTGGCTGACCTTTCTGCAGATCAGTCTGTCGAACTTATCAGGGAAACCCGGAAGTTAACAGACAGGCCTTTTGCTGTCAACATTTTTGCCCATCGTATTCCTGAAGTGACAGATGCACTGCGGGACAAATATCATAAAACAAAAAAGTTTATAGAAGATTTAGCAAGGGAAAATAATATCCACGTAACTCTTCCTGAACTTGGTGCCATTCAGGTGAAAAGCTACCATGATCTGATAGATCCCATTATTCAGGAAAACTGTAAAATTTTAAGTTTTATTTTCGGAAGCCTGGATGACGAAAGTATCCAAAAATTAAAAGCAAACGGTACAGTTCTTATCGGAACCTGTACTTCAGTAGAGGAGGCTCTGATTCTGGAAAGGTCGGGAACAGATATCATCTGTGTACAGGGGATTGAAGCAGGTGGCCACCGGGGAGCCTTTGATGCAGACCATATTCCACAGATCGGAGGACTGTCTTTGTTATCTCAGGTATATGATCACGTGAAAGTACCCTTGATCTATGCTGGAGGTCTTTACAACGCCGGAACGGTACATGCAGCAAAAGACCTGGGAGCAAAGGGCTTTCAGGTGGGAAGCCTGCTGCTGGCATCTGAAGAAAGTGCCTTGAGACCTTTTGAAAAAGAAAGGCTTAAAAAGGTAAAAGAAGAAGATATTATGCTGACAAGAAGTTTTTCAGGACGATTTGCCAGAGGGATCAGGAATAAATATATAGAAACGGTTGAAAACTCAGGATATATTTTACCCTATCCCTATCAAAATAAACTGACAAATGAACTGCGTAAAGCCGCCAAACTTCAGCAGAATGCAGATTTTGTGGGAATCTGGACCGGACAGTCTATTCACGATTACAGTGAACGTTCTGCCACAGATATCCTGAGAAACCTCATTGAACAGGTGGAAGCTGTTTAG
- a CDS encoding DUF3291 domain-containing protein: MYQLAQINIARMIGANIEDPIMTEFVSHLDSVNQLAEESDGFIWRLKDDDNNATGFNPLHDEQVMINLSVWKNIESLEYYTYKTFHVDFLRRRKEWFQKYGKAYYALWWIKNDEYPDIDEALKRLEYLQENGPSPYAFNFQSVFQKP; this comes from the coding sequence ATGTACCAACTAGCACAAATTAATATTGCCAGAATGATCGGAGCTAATATTGAAGATCCCATAATGACTGAGTTTGTGAGCCATCTTGATTCGGTCAACCAATTGGCCGAAGAAAGTGATGGATTTATCTGGAGACTGAAAGATGATGACAACAATGCTACAGGATTTAATCCATTACATGATGAACAGGTCATGATCAACTTATCTGTATGGAAAAACATAGAATCCCTGGAATATTACACTTATAAAACATTTCATGTTGATTTTTTAAGAAGAAGAAAGGAATGGTTTCAAAAATATGGAAAAGCCTACTATGCATTGTGGTGGATTAAAAATGATGAATACCCGGATATAGACGAAGCTTTGAAACGTTTAGAATATTTGCAGGAAAATGGTCCTTCACCCTATGCATTTAACTTCCAGTCTGTTTTTCAAAAGCCCTAG
- a CDS encoding winged helix-turn-helix transcriptional regulator translates to MKKECETSYINVDQKSYPCAVSFVMDLIGGRWKGVILCHLKNGDRRFGELKKELSFITETTLSIQLRQLERDQLITRTVFGTKPPVKVIYSLSDLGLTFIPLLDHINDWGKITLENRKKLSQK, encoded by the coding sequence ATGAAAAAAGAATGTGAAACCTCCTATATTAATGTTGATCAAAAATCTTATCCCTGTGCAGTAAGCTTTGTTATGGATCTCATTGGAGGAAGATGGAAAGGAGTTATTCTCTGCCATTTAAAAAATGGAGATAGAAGATTTGGTGAGCTGAAGAAAGAGCTTTCTTTTATTACAGAAACAACCTTAAGTATCCAATTGAGACAACTGGAAAGGGATCAGCTGATAACAAGAACCGTGTTTGGAACCAAGCCTCCGGTAAAAGTGATATACAGTTTATCTGATCTGGGTTTGACATTTATCCCTCTGCTTGATCATATTAACGATTGGGGTAAAATTACTTTAGAAAATAGAAAAAAGCTGTCCCAAAAGTGA
- a CDS encoding C-type lectin domain-containing protein: MKKSILAFIVLPYFIGAQVGINTTTPTKSLDNNGELRIRTLPQGAGNDDILSADTNGNVRKISRSDLGSGSSGFNSTILGYDPKPVATRPQPPGPVPGGGTAAELGCKKWSVNNHTYCAYQLTQGINWFNAFSFGKQMGGYLVTMPSDAERIWVATNIVASGTGYNLGNNIWIGFNKIQRPGNPDRLQWITGEEFRMNWSTNPATTENWFAPGEPNNSGGTEGSTHIYNTSGNTERRWNDLSGSTTTFTGSAMNQLIIEFNE; encoded by the coding sequence ATGAAGAAATCAATTTTAGCATTCATTGTCTTACCGTATTTCATAGGAGCTCAGGTGGGGATCAATACAACTACTCCCACAAAATCGCTCGATAATAACGGAGAATTAAGGATCCGTACTCTACCACAGGGAGCTGGCAATGACGATATACTTTCTGCTGATACTAACGGAAATGTAAGAAAGATTTCCAGAAGTGATCTCGGTAGCGGATCATCAGGATTTAACAGCACCATATTAGGTTATGATCCCAAACCGGTAGCTACAAGGCCTCAACCGCCCGGTCCAGTACCGGGAGGAGGAACAGCGGCAGAACTGGGATGTAAAAAATGGTCTGTAAATAATCACACCTACTGTGCATACCAGCTTACACAGGGAATCAACTGGTTCAATGCGTTCAGCTTTGGAAAACAAATGGGAGGTTATCTGGTAACAATGCCCAGCGATGCTGAAAGAATCTGGGTGGCAACCAATATAGTAGCTTCAGGAACCGGATATAATCTGGGGAACAATATATGGATCGGCTTTAATAAGATTCAGAGACCCGGCAACCCGGACAGGCTTCAATGGATTACGGGAGAAGAGTTCAGAATGAACTGGTCTACCAACCCGGCCACTACGGAAAACTGGTTTGCGCCAGGAGAGCCTAACAATTCAGGAGGAACTGAGGGTTCTACTCATATTTATAATACTTCCGGCAATACAGAAAGAAGATGGAACGATTTAAGTGGCTCTACCACAACCTTTACCGGCTCGGCCATGAACCAGCTTATCATTGAATTCAACGAATAA